Proteins encoded within one genomic window of Saccharopolyspora pogona:
- a CDS encoding ATP-dependent helicase, protein MTDVLDGFSAATRDWFRGAFAAPTEAQCGAWEAIADGEHALVVAPTGSGKTLAAFLSALDKLAVEGTPADAKQRCRVLYVSPLKALAVDVERNLRAPLAGIRQAAQRRGGAPPDIQVGIRTGDTPADQRRSFARTPPDVLVTTPESLFLLLTSAARESLCGIETVIVDEVHAVAGTKRGAHLALSLERLDVLLPQPAQRIGLSATVRPVEEVRTFLAGGRPVRTIQPAHPKEVEVRVEVPVPDMAELGASTGEVEGPAAGAEQHTSIWPSVQERILDLIRQHRSTIVFTNSRRLAERLTAGINELAAEEPVALERFPAEAVGGSGIGGGTSAIVAKAHHGSMSKEQRAVVEEELKSGRLTCVVATSSLELGIDMGAVDLVIQVETPPSVASGLQRIGRGGHQVGAVSRGVVFPKFRGDLVGCAVVSERMADGLIESLSFPRNPLDVLAQHVVSMVAMDTWPVPELAALLRRAAPYAGLPDSALHAVLDMLAGRYPSEEFGELRARIVWDRVNDELRARPGAQRLAVTSGGTIPDRGLFTVTTPADEAGKGGVRVGELDEEMVYESRVGDTFLLGTSAWRVEDITHDRVVVVPAPGEPGRMPFWKGDSPGRPLELGRALGAFVRELTGADTPAARSRIAAAGLDEWAQDNLLSYLDEQRRATRHVPDDRTIVVERFRDELGDWRMVVHSPFGAKVNGPWALAIGARIRERRGIEPQVASSDDGIVLRLADALDESGAEVLPTAEDVLLPPEEVQQVVTDEVGGSALFAARFRECAARALLLPRRDPRRRTPLWQQRQRAAQLLAVAAQYEQFPIVLEAMRECLQDVYDLPGLTELMSQVAARKVRVVEVETPTPSPFARSLLFGYIGMFLYETDAPLAERRSAALSLDSTLLAELLGSEALRELLDPEALDEIEQQLQRLAPERHARDTESTMDILHFLGDLTAAEAEARGVRPEWLADLAGQRRVLQVRIAGEERWIPIEDAGKVRDALGVALPVGVPEAFTEPVADPLGDLLIRYARCRGPFTADAAAQRFGLGVAVVHGVLDRLTGSGRLVRGELRPLEAGGGGALEYCDAEVLRRLRRASLARLRAEVEPVEPAALGRFLPAWHGIGARLRSAPTVDDVYAVVEQLAGAPVPASGLESLILPARLPGYSSALLDELTATGEVTWVGSGSLAGGDGWIALAPTDVADLLLPDLPEESAADSPLHRAVVSALDGGALFFRQLADRAGALLVEQGEATPADDAVTSALWDLVWSGMATNDTLAPLRSLVSGRGAAHKPRRSAPRGRYARLRAGRPSMPSRSGPPTVSGRWSLAPQPSGDPTRRAHARAEAFLERHGVLTRGALDIERVTGGFSAVYKVLRAMEESGRCRRGYVIEGLGAAQFAVPGAIDRLRAMSREDSDGDAVVLAAADPAQPYGGALGWPAVMGETRHRPGRKAGALVVLVSGEAVFYVERGGKSLLSFTDDESALRSAAAGLARVVRDGWLQQLAVQRADGEDAWGSRLAEVLTEAGFRATPKGLRLRA, encoded by the coding sequence GTGACCGATGTGCTGGACGGCTTCTCCGCGGCGACCCGCGACTGGTTCCGCGGGGCATTCGCCGCGCCCACCGAAGCGCAGTGCGGGGCGTGGGAGGCGATCGCCGACGGCGAGCACGCGCTGGTCGTCGCGCCGACCGGCTCCGGCAAGACGCTCGCCGCGTTCCTCTCCGCCCTGGACAAGCTGGCCGTCGAGGGCACGCCCGCCGACGCGAAGCAGCGCTGCCGGGTGCTCTACGTCTCGCCGCTGAAGGCGCTGGCCGTCGACGTGGAGCGCAACCTGCGCGCGCCGCTGGCCGGGATCCGGCAGGCCGCGCAACGCCGGGGCGGCGCCCCGCCGGACATCCAGGTCGGCATCCGCACCGGGGACACCCCGGCCGACCAGCGCCGTTCGTTCGCCCGCACCCCGCCGGACGTGCTGGTCACCACGCCCGAGTCACTGTTCCTGCTGCTGACTTCAGCGGCTCGGGAGTCGCTGTGCGGCATAGAGACCGTGATCGTCGACGAGGTGCACGCGGTGGCCGGCACCAAGCGCGGGGCGCACCTGGCGCTGTCGCTGGAGCGGCTGGACGTTCTGCTGCCGCAGCCGGCGCAGCGCATCGGGCTGTCCGCGACGGTCCGGCCCGTGGAGGAGGTGCGGACCTTCCTGGCCGGTGGTCGGCCGGTGCGCACGATCCAGCCCGCGCACCCCAAGGAGGTCGAGGTCCGGGTCGAGGTGCCGGTGCCGGACATGGCCGAGCTGGGCGCGTCGACCGGCGAGGTCGAGGGCCCGGCGGCGGGCGCGGAGCAGCACACGTCGATCTGGCCGTCCGTGCAGGAGCGGATCCTGGATCTGATCCGGCAGCACCGCTCGACCATCGTGTTCACCAACTCGCGGCGGCTGGCCGAGCGGCTCACCGCCGGGATCAATGAGCTCGCCGCGGAGGAACCGGTTGCGCTGGAGCGGTTCCCGGCCGAGGCGGTGGGCGGTTCCGGTATCGGCGGCGGCACCTCTGCGATCGTCGCCAAGGCGCACCACGGCTCGATGTCGAAGGAACAGCGGGCGGTGGTCGAGGAGGAGCTCAAGTCCGGGCGGCTGACCTGCGTGGTGGCCACGTCGTCGCTGGAGCTGGGCATCGACATGGGCGCGGTGGACCTGGTGATCCAGGTGGAGACGCCGCCGAGCGTGGCCTCCGGGCTGCAGCGCATCGGGCGCGGCGGGCACCAGGTCGGCGCGGTTTCGCGGGGCGTGGTGTTCCCGAAGTTCCGGGGCGACCTCGTCGGTTGCGCGGTGGTGTCCGAGCGGATGGCCGACGGGCTGATCGAGTCGCTGTCCTTCCCGCGCAACCCGCTGGACGTGCTGGCGCAGCACGTCGTGTCGATGGTCGCGATGGACACCTGGCCGGTGCCGGAGCTCGCGGCGCTGCTGCGGCGGGCCGCGCCCTACGCGGGGCTTCCGGACTCTGCGCTGCACGCGGTGCTGGACATGCTGGCGGGCCGGTACCCCAGCGAGGAGTTCGGCGAGCTGCGCGCGCGCATCGTGTGGGACCGGGTGAACGACGAGCTGCGCGCGCGGCCCGGTGCGCAGCGGCTCGCGGTGACCTCCGGCGGCACGATCCCGGACCGGGGGCTGTTCACGGTTACCACGCCCGCAGACGAAGCGGGCAAGGGCGGGGTGCGGGTCGGCGAGCTCGACGAGGAGATGGTCTACGAGTCGCGGGTCGGCGACACCTTCCTGCTCGGCACCTCGGCTTGGCGGGTGGAGGACATCACCCACGACCGGGTCGTGGTGGTGCCCGCGCCTGGCGAGCCGGGCAGGATGCCGTTCTGGAAGGGCGATTCGCCAGGACGGCCGCTGGAGCTCGGGCGCGCCCTGGGCGCCTTCGTCCGGGAGCTGACCGGCGCAGACACCCCGGCGGCGCGGTCGCGCATCGCGGCGGCCGGGCTGGACGAGTGGGCCCAGGACAACCTGCTGTCCTACTTGGACGAACAGCGGCGGGCGACCCGGCACGTGCCGGACGACCGCACGATCGTGGTGGAGCGGTTCCGCGACGAGCTCGGCGACTGGCGGATGGTGGTGCATTCGCCGTTCGGCGCCAAGGTCAACGGCCCGTGGGCGCTGGCCATCGGAGCCCGGATCCGGGAGCGGCGCGGGATCGAGCCGCAGGTCGCCTCTTCCGACGACGGGATCGTGCTGCGGCTGGCCGATGCGCTGGACGAGTCTGGCGCGGAAGTGCTGCCGACCGCCGAGGACGTGCTGTTGCCGCCGGAAGAAGTCCAGCAGGTGGTGACCGACGAGGTCGGCGGCTCGGCGCTGTTCGCGGCCCGGTTCCGGGAGTGCGCGGCGCGGGCCCTGCTGCTGCCGCGCCGGGATCCGCGCCGCCGCACGCCGTTGTGGCAGCAGCGGCAGCGAGCCGCGCAGTTGCTGGCGGTGGCCGCGCAGTACGAGCAGTTCCCGATCGTGCTGGAGGCGATGCGGGAATGCCTGCAGGACGTCTACGACCTGCCCGGGTTGACCGAGCTGATGTCGCAGGTCGCGGCACGGAAGGTGCGAGTCGTCGAGGTCGAGACCCCGACCCCGTCGCCGTTCGCGCGCAGCCTGCTGTTCGGCTACATCGGCATGTTCCTGTACGAGACCGATGCGCCGCTGGCGGAGCGCCGGTCGGCGGCGTTGAGCCTGGATTCGACGCTGCTAGCGGAGCTGCTCGGTTCGGAGGCGCTGCGGGAGCTGCTCGACCCGGAGGCGCTCGACGAGATCGAGCAGCAGCTGCAACGGCTCGCCCCGGAAAGGCACGCCCGCGACACCGAGTCCACAATGGACATTTTGCACTTCCTGGGAGATCTGACCGCGGCCGAAGCCGAGGCGCGGGGCGTGCGGCCGGAGTGGCTGGCCGACCTGGCCGGACAGCGACGAGTGCTGCAGGTCCGCATCGCGGGCGAAGAGCGCTGGATTCCTATCGAGGACGCCGGCAAGGTCCGCGATGCGCTGGGCGTCGCACTGCCGGTCGGCGTGCCGGAGGCATTCACCGAGCCGGTCGCCGACCCCCTGGGCGACCTGCTGATCCGCTACGCGCGCTGCCGCGGACCGTTCACCGCCGATGCCGCAGCGCAGCGATTCGGGTTGGGAGTGGCCGTCGTCCACGGCGTGCTGGACCGGTTGACCGGCAGCGGGCGGTTGGTCCGCGGCGAGCTTCGGCCGTTGGAGGCCGGTGGTGGCGGGGCGCTGGAGTACTGCGACGCCGAAGTGCTGCGGCGGCTGCGGCGGGCGTCGCTGGCGCGGCTTCGCGCGGAGGTCGAACCGGTGGAACCGGCCGCGCTGGGCCGTTTCCTGCCAGCGTGGCACGGCATCGGAGCCCGGTTGCGCTCCGCGCCCACGGTGGACGACGTGTACGCCGTGGTCGAGCAACTGGCGGGGGCGCCGGTTCCGGCGAGCGGGTTGGAGTCGTTGATCCTGCCCGCCCGACTGCCCGGCTACTCCTCCGCGCTGCTCGACGAGCTGACCGCCACCGGTGAGGTCACCTGGGTCGGCTCCGGCTCCCTGGCCGGCGGCGACGGCTGGATCGCGTTGGCGCCCACCGATGTCGCCGACCTGCTGCTTCCGGACCTGCCGGAGGAGTCTGCCGCCGATTCGCCGCTGCACCGCGCTGTCGTGTCCGCATTGGACGGTGGCGCGTTGTTCTTCCGCCAGCTGGCGGATCGCGCGGGAGCCCTGCTGGTGGAGCAGGGCGAGGCCACGCCCGCCGACGACGCGGTCACTTCGGCTTTGTGGGACCTGGTCTGGTCCGGCATGGCGACCAACGACACCCTGGCACCGTTGCGGTCCTTGGTTTCCGGCCGCGGCGCGGCGCACAAGCCACGCCGGAGCGCACCGCGCGGCCGCTACGCGCGGTTGCGCGCAGGCCGTCCGTCGATGCCCAGCCGCAGTGGCCCGCCCACGGTGTCCGGACGTTGGTCGCTGGCGCCACAACCGTCGGGCGACCCGACCCGTCGAGCGCACGCGCGGGCCGAGGCCTTCCTGGAGCGGCACGGGGTGCTGACGCGCGGAGCGCTGGACATCGAGCGCGTCACGGGCGGGTTTTCCGCGGTGTACAAGGTTCTTCGAGCCATGGAGGAATCCGGTCGTTGCCGACGCGGGTACGTCATCGAGGGCCTCGGCGCCGCGCAGTTCGCGGTGCCCGGTGCGATCGACCGCCTGCGTGCCATGTCCCGCGAGGACAGTGACGGCGACGCGGTGGTGCTGGCCGCTGCCGATCCCGCACAGCCTTACGGGGGCGCACTGGGATGGCCTGCGGTGATGGGCGAAACCCGGCATCGACCGGGCCGCAAGGCCGGTGCGCTCGTGGTGCTCGTGTCCGGCGAGGCCGTGTTCTACGTCGAACGCGGCGGGAAGTCGTTGCTGTCGTTCACCGACGACGAATCCGCCCTGCGCAGCGCGGCGGCCGGGCTGGCCCGGGTGGTCCGGGACGGCTGGCTGCAGCAGCTCGCGGTGCAACGCGCCGACGGCGAAGACGCTTGGGGGTCCCGCCTGGCCGAAGTGCTCACCGAAGCGGGATTCCGCGCCACGCCCAAGGGCCTCCGGCTGCGTGCCTGA
- a CDS encoding Hsp70 family protein: MRVLSVDLGTSNTVAVLSAHGRPPRVVEMDGSATMPSAVFATEDGGIIVGRDAERRARLDPSRFEPNPKRRVDESTLLLGDNVITVTDALAAVLHRVAEETTRQLGGAQPDEVRLTHPAQWGTVRRNVLLSAARLAGFSCNLVLVPEPVAAAAHFASFPDRTLGAGQALAVYDLGAGTFDCAIVGATQNGFAVLAEDGLADLGGLDVDQALLEHVGRQVSNKDPQRWQRLLRPASTGDRRAQRALREDVRAAKEALSRHPQTEVPMPEPFDDVLVTRAELEALVRPSMLRSVELLAAVLRSNGMGPENLDGVYLVGGSSRLPLVASLIGKQLRIVPTTLDQPETAVALGAHHVSRDGAAMWTQDFRNNLPSGPVAIPQTGQPQVGYREPDTVRTYPVAPPPQQQPHFQQPAAKPDSRRNLLIGLGAVAAVAVIVAIVFRVSGGSGAPSAAECQQPGTVDAKGFTACMANLAGSVPEQSNCAPGWQRIMPGLRELDGTVASCSIGNPNSGTQIIYTQLGSQEAAQKRADLLLEFNGVTSGQQVEAEWSGNGLSGTYRAVTSDTFGTLVFTVDDRPLVGMVLKPNDDKKLDPGKMADEFEQKVQPGTD, encoded by the coding sequence GTGCGCGTCCTGTCAGTGGATCTCGGCACCTCGAACACCGTCGCGGTGCTGTCTGCACACGGCCGGCCACCACGGGTGGTCGAAATGGATGGTTCGGCGACCATGCCGTCCGCGGTGTTCGCCACCGAGGACGGCGGGATCATCGTCGGCCGCGACGCCGAGCGCCGGGCGCGGCTCGACCCGTCCAGGTTCGAGCCGAACCCGAAGCGCCGCGTGGACGAGAGCACCCTGCTGCTCGGCGACAACGTCATCACCGTCACCGATGCACTGGCCGCGGTCCTGCACCGGGTCGCCGAGGAGACCACCCGGCAGCTCGGCGGCGCCCAGCCCGACGAGGTCCGGCTGACCCACCCCGCGCAGTGGGGCACGGTCCGCCGCAACGTGCTGCTGTCGGCCGCCCGGCTGGCCGGGTTCAGCTGCAACCTGGTGCTGGTCCCGGAGCCGGTGGCCGCCGCCGCGCACTTCGCGTCGTTCCCCGACCGCACCCTCGGCGCCGGCCAGGCGTTGGCCGTCTACGACCTGGGCGCGGGCACCTTCGACTGCGCGATCGTGGGCGCCACCCAGAACGGGTTCGCGGTGCTGGCCGAGGACGGCCTGGCCGACCTCGGCGGCCTGGACGTCGACCAGGCGCTGCTGGAGCACGTCGGGCGGCAGGTCTCGAACAAGGACCCGCAGCGCTGGCAGCGGCTGCTGCGGCCGGCGAGCACCGGCGACCGGCGGGCCCAGCGCGCCCTGCGCGAAGACGTCCGCGCCGCCAAGGAAGCCCTCTCCCGGCACCCGCAGACCGAGGTGCCGATGCCGGAACCCTTCGACGACGTGCTGGTCACCCGCGCGGAGCTGGAAGCGCTGGTGCGACCGAGCATGCTGCGCAGCGTCGAGCTGCTGGCCGCGGTGCTGCGCTCCAACGGAATGGGACCGGAGAACCTCGACGGGGTGTACCTGGTGGGCGGCTCCAGCCGGTTGCCGCTGGTCGCCAGCCTGATCGGCAAGCAGCTGCGGATCGTGCCGACCACCCTCGACCAGCCGGAGACCGCCGTCGCGCTGGGGGCGCACCACGTGTCCCGAGACGGGGCGGCGATGTGGACCCAGGACTTCCGGAACAACCTGCCGTCGGGCCCGGTCGCCATCCCGCAAACCGGGCAGCCGCAGGTCGGGTACCGGGAACCCGACACGGTGCGCACCTACCCCGTCGCGCCGCCGCCGCAGCAGCAACCCCACTTCCAGCAGCCCGCCGCCAAGCCCGACTCGCGGCGCAATCTGCTGATCGGCCTCGGCGCGGTCGCGGCCGTCGCGGTGATCGTGGCGATCGTGTTCCGCGTCTCCGGCGGGTCGGGTGCCCCCAGCGCGGCGGAATGCCAGCAGCCCGGCACCGTCGACGCCAAGGGCTTCACCGCCTGCATGGCCAACCTGGCCGGCAGCGTTCCCGAGCAATCCAACTGCGCGCCCGGCTGGCAGCGGATCATGCCCGGCCTGCGGGAGCTCGACGGGACCGTGGCGTCCTGCTCGATCGGCAACCCCAACTCGGGCACCCAGATCATCTACACCCAGCTGGGTTCGCAGGAGGCCGCGCAGAAGCGGGCCGACCTGCTGCTGGAGTTCAACGGCGTGACCAGCGGCCAGCAGGTCGAGGCGGAGTGGAGCGGCAACGGCCTGTCCGGCACCTACCGTGCGGTCACCAGCGACACCTTCGGCACCTTGGTGTTCACCGTCGACGACCGCCCGCTGGTCGGCATGGTGCTCAAGCCCAACGACGACAAGAAGCTGGACCCGGGCAAGATGGCCGACGAGTTCGAGCAGAAGGTCCAGCCCGGCACCGACTGA